Proteins encoded together in one Ptiloglossa arizonensis isolate GNS036 chromosome 9, iyPtiAriz1_principal, whole genome shotgun sequence window:
- the LOC143151005 gene encoding uncharacterized protein LOC143151005 isoform X2: MLAARHRARLTMQYPNVDTQEGRRRSVRRRLFQDEEPDNEPESERRSGVEDNLANCFLEEARKNRENAKQRWNFDFEKEEPLPGRYEWVKLDRDGNEIRNRALESSNRLENLQTVRNENEEPDAVTFPEMPEERDHDNTTDST, encoded by the exons ATGCTGGCTGCGAGACACAG GGCCCGGCTTACGATGCAGTATCCGAACGTCGATACGCAAGAGGGAAGAAGACGGAGCGTACGACGGAGACTTTTTCAGGACGAGGAGCCCGATAACGAACCCGAATCGGAACGACGTTCCGGCGTCGAGGACAATCTCGCCAATTGCTTTTTGGAGGAGGCGCGCAAGAATCGGGAGAAC GCTAAACAGAGATGGAATTTCGATTTCGAGAAGGAAGAACCGTTACCTGGCCGTTACGAGTGGGTGAAGCTCGATCGAGACGGAAACGAAATTCGTAATCGAGCACTGGAGTCGAGCAATCGGTTGGAAAATTTGCAAACTGTGCGGAACGAGAACGAGGAACCCGACGCCGTTACGTTTCCGGAAATGCCGGAAGAAAGGGATCACGACAACACGACCGACAGCACATGA
- the LOC143151005 gene encoding uncharacterized protein LOC143151005 isoform X1, translated as MLENRAVRDQNSRARLTMQYPNVDTQEGRRRSVRRRLFQDEEPDNEPESERRSGVEDNLANCFLEEARKNRENAKQRWNFDFEKEEPLPGRYEWVKLDRDGNEIRNRALESSNRLENLQTVRNENEEPDAVTFPEMPEERDHDNTTDST; from the exons ATGCTCGAGAATCGAGCCGTCCGGGATCAAAACTCGAG GGCCCGGCTTACGATGCAGTATCCGAACGTCGATACGCAAGAGGGAAGAAGACGGAGCGTACGACGGAGACTTTTTCAGGACGAGGAGCCCGATAACGAACCCGAATCGGAACGACGTTCCGGCGTCGAGGACAATCTCGCCAATTGCTTTTTGGAGGAGGCGCGCAAGAATCGGGAGAAC GCTAAACAGAGATGGAATTTCGATTTCGAGAAGGAAGAACCGTTACCTGGCCGTTACGAGTGGGTGAAGCTCGATCGAGACGGAAACGAAATTCGTAATCGAGCACTGGAGTCGAGCAATCGGTTGGAAAATTTGCAAACTGTGCGGAACGAGAACGAGGAACCCGACGCCGTTACGTTTCCGGAAATGCCGGAAGAAAGGGATCACGACAACACGACCGACAGCACATGA
- the LOC143151005 gene encoding uncharacterized protein LOC143151005 isoform X3: MQYPNVDTQEGRRRSVRRRLFQDEEPDNEPESERRSGVEDNLANCFLEEARKNRENAKQRWNFDFEKEEPLPGRYEWVKLDRDGNEIRNRALESSNRLENLQTVRNENEEPDAVTFPEMPEERDHDNTTDST, from the exons ATGCAGTATCCGAACGTCGATACGCAAGAGGGAAGAAGACGGAGCGTACGACGGAGACTTTTTCAGGACGAGGAGCCCGATAACGAACCCGAATCGGAACGACGTTCCGGCGTCGAGGACAATCTCGCCAATTGCTTTTTGGAGGAGGCGCGCAAGAATCGGGAGAAC GCTAAACAGAGATGGAATTTCGATTTCGAGAAGGAAGAACCGTTACCTGGCCGTTACGAGTGGGTGAAGCTCGATCGAGACGGAAACGAAATTCGTAATCGAGCACTGGAGTCGAGCAATCGGTTGGAAAATTTGCAAACTGTGCGGAACGAGAACGAGGAACCCGACGCCGTTACGTTTCCGGAAATGCCGGAAGAAAGGGATCACGACAACACGACCGACAGCACATGA